One window of the Trifolium pratense cultivar HEN17-A07 linkage group LG2, ARS_RC_1.1, whole genome shotgun sequence genome contains the following:
- the LOC123904900 gene encoding protein RALF-like 24, producing the protein MSQPRFTSTIFLFLTLLLIHTHLPISTSLLSTTVNLNLLQNTEMDHHPVITKRVCTKTIEDCFTESELMDSESNRRVLAMQKKYISYDTLKRDMVPCDKAGASYYNCHPRQANHYSRGCEVITACARGS; encoded by the coding sequence ATGTCCCAACCCAGATTCACTTCCACAATCTTCCTTTTTCTCACACTTCTCCTCATTCACACACATCTCCCAATCTCCACTTCCCTCTTATCAACTACTGTTAACCTCAATCTGTTGCAAAACACTGAAATGGATCATCATCCAGTAATCACTAAAAGGGTTTGTACAAAAACCATTGAAGATTGTTTCACTGAATCTGAGTTAATGGATTCAGAGAGTAATAGAAGAGTTTTGGCAATGCAGAAAAAGTACATAAGTTATGATACATTGAAGAGAGATATGGTTCCTTGTGATAAAGCTGGTGCTTCTTACTATAACTGTCATCCAAGACAAGCTAATCATTATAGTAGAGGTTGTGAGGTTATTACTGCTTGTGCTAGAGGTTCTTAG